In Desulfosporosinus sp. Sb-LF, one DNA window encodes the following:
- the tsaE gene encoding tRNA (adenosine(37)-N6)-threonylcarbamoyltransferase complex ATPase subunit type 1 TsaE, whose product MDYRVESLSAEQTRAWGKELGRHLRGGDVVALSGDLGAGKTAFAQGVGEMLGVTGPMTSPTFTFLHEYIGQVQGTGTKVRLIHMDLYRLQHPEEVEVIGVEDAFVEDAICLIEWPEIAKDYLPEDRLDIEILGSGEMPREIILRAQDNDWEQRLKDMI is encoded by the coding sequence ATGGACTATAGAGTTGAGAGTTTATCGGCTGAGCAAACTCGAGCGTGGGGAAAAGAACTGGGAAGGCATTTACGGGGTGGAGATGTCGTAGCACTATCTGGAGATCTGGGTGCAGGAAAAACGGCCTTCGCGCAAGGGGTTGGCGAGATGTTGGGGGTCACAGGCCCCATGACCAGCCCAACATTCACGTTTCTTCATGAGTACATAGGACAAGTTCAAGGAACAGGGACAAAGGTTCGTTTGATTCATATGGATCTTTACCGACTTCAACATCCCGAAGAAGTCGAAGTGATCGGGGTAGAAGATGCGTTCGTAGAGGATGCGATTTGCTTAATTGAATGGCCTGAAATTGCAAAGGATTATTTGCCGGAGGATCGTTTGGACATAGAGATCTTGGGCAGCGGAGAAATGCCACGAGAGATTATCTTACGTGCTCAAGACAATGACTGGGAACAGCGGTTAAAAGACATGATTTAA
- the fdhF gene encoding formate dehydrogenase subunit alpha has translation MEWLTIKIDGREVSVPKGTTVLEACRMNNIPIPTLCHAPELTSAGACRLCVVQIEGMRNLPPSCVTQTTQGMKVETQTTKVRNARKTVLELLVANHPLDCMTCQKMGDCSLAEYAYEYGVTGEVYQGEKRNLPIDSGNPFILRDPNKCILCGKCIKACTEIQGKSILDFSFRGFDTQVGPAFNLPYHESDCDFCGSCVSVCPVGALTEKQMAGKGRPWEVSKVQTTCPFCGVGCNFDLNVKDGKVIGVTSNPDAPVNGKALCVKGRFGMDMIYSSNRLTTPLIRKDGVLVPAEWDEALDLIATKFREIKEESGPNAIAALSSAHCTNEENYLMQKFMRAVVGTNNIDHCARTUHAPTVAGLATSFGSGAMTNSINEIPNTKVMFVIGSNATEAHPVIGTKMKQALANGAKLIVADPRCIDLAEHSDIWLRLRPGTDIALINGIMNIILANGWEDRSFIEERTEGFEQFRATIQKFPPEVVSKVTGVPVEQLVEAARIYATAERAQIFYTLGITEHTCGTDNVMSLANLAMLTGNIGKESSGVNPLRGQNNVQGACDMGALPNVYPGYQQVSNPEVKAKFEAAWGVPLDPNPGFMIPDMFDAAVSKNLRALYVLGEDPVMTDADANHVRKGLQALDFLVVQEIFMSETAKLADVVLPGASFAEKTGTFSNTERRVQMVNKAIEPIGNAKADGDIICELANRMGYSFPYQSSEEVMQEVAKLTPQFAGITHARLGTQGLQWPVPHAEHPGTKFLHEGKFNRGKGLFVSVDHQLPGEQPDEEYPFLLNTGRKLSHYNVFTQNSKGLEDYSPEELAEINPSDAKRLGLEDGEVVKVASRRGELETKIKLTERVPLGMVFMTLHYMKSPTNVLTNGAYDKVTKTYEYKVCGVKISKIS, from the coding sequence TTGGAGTGGCTTACAATAAAAATTGATGGACGTGAAGTTAGCGTTCCCAAGGGAACGACTGTCCTTGAAGCCTGTCGAATGAACAATATTCCAATTCCAACTTTGTGTCATGCCCCGGAGCTTACTTCTGCTGGCGCTTGCCGTTTGTGTGTAGTTCAAATCGAAGGCATGCGAAATCTTCCCCCGTCTTGCGTCACTCAAACAACACAAGGGATGAAGGTAGAAACACAAACTACAAAAGTTCGCAATGCACGCAAAACGGTCTTAGAGTTATTGGTAGCGAATCATCCGTTAGATTGTATGACCTGCCAGAAGATGGGAGACTGTTCTTTAGCTGAGTATGCCTATGAATATGGTGTAACAGGTGAGGTTTATCAAGGGGAGAAACGTAATCTTCCCATTGATAGCGGGAATCCTTTCATTTTAAGGGATCCTAATAAATGTATCTTGTGTGGAAAATGTATTAAAGCGTGTACTGAAATTCAGGGGAAAAGCATTCTGGACTTTTCCTTCCGTGGCTTCGATACCCAAGTGGGTCCGGCATTCAATCTCCCCTATCACGAATCTGATTGTGATTTCTGTGGTTCATGTGTCTCAGTCTGTCCAGTAGGAGCCCTGACTGAAAAGCAAATGGCCGGTAAGGGACGCCCCTGGGAAGTGTCGAAAGTCCAAACCACTTGCCCATTTTGTGGGGTAGGCTGTAACTTCGACCTAAATGTTAAAGACGGAAAAGTTATTGGAGTGACATCGAATCCCGATGCACCAGTCAACGGAAAAGCCTTATGTGTCAAAGGTCGGTTCGGGATGGATATGATTTATAGTTCTAATCGCTTGACGACCCCTTTGATTCGGAAAGATGGAGTGTTAGTCCCTGCAGAATGGGATGAGGCCTTAGATTTAATCGCCACCAAGTTCCGTGAGATTAAAGAAGAGAGTGGCCCTAATGCTATTGCGGCATTAAGCTCTGCCCATTGTACGAACGAAGAAAATTATCTGATGCAAAAATTCATGCGCGCAGTGGTTGGTACGAATAATATCGACCACTGCGCAAGGACCTGACACGCTCCCACTGTGGCCGGTCTGGCCACTTCATTTGGCTCGGGAGCGATGACTAACTCAATTAATGAAATCCCAAATACTAAGGTTATGTTTGTAATTGGTTCAAACGCAACAGAAGCTCACCCGGTGATTGGAACCAAAATGAAGCAAGCGTTAGCTAATGGCGCAAAGCTGATTGTAGCTGATCCTCGGTGTATTGATCTTGCTGAGCATTCGGATATTTGGTTAAGACTTCGTCCTGGGACAGACATTGCCCTGATCAACGGGATTATGAACATTATTCTTGCGAACGGATGGGAAGACCGCTCGTTCATTGAGGAACGCACGGAAGGATTCGAACAATTCCGAGCAACGATTCAAAAATTCCCTCCTGAGGTAGTTAGTAAAGTAACTGGGGTTCCCGTGGAACAACTTGTGGAGGCGGCTAGAATCTATGCGACGGCGGAACGAGCACAGATTTTCTATACGCTAGGGATTACGGAACACACCTGTGGTACGGATAATGTCATGAGTTTAGCGAACCTAGCTATGCTCACAGGAAATATTGGTAAAGAAAGCTCAGGCGTTAACCCCTTACGCGGACAAAACAATGTCCAGGGTGCCTGTGATATGGGAGCACTGCCAAATGTATATCCAGGATACCAACAAGTCTCAAACCCAGAAGTAAAGGCGAAATTTGAAGCCGCTTGGGGAGTTCCTTTAGATCCTAATCCCGGGTTTATGATTCCTGATATGTTTGACGCAGCAGTCAGCAAAAATCTACGGGCACTGTACGTTTTGGGAGAAGATCCAGTGATGACAGATGCTGATGCCAACCATGTGCGTAAAGGTCTGCAGGCCCTCGACTTCCTCGTAGTTCAAGAAATCTTTATGTCTGAGACCGCTAAACTGGCGGATGTAGTGTTGCCAGGGGCTAGTTTTGCAGAAAAAACGGGTACATTCTCGAACACGGAACGTCGAGTGCAAATGGTTAATAAAGCGATCGAGCCTATTGGAAACGCAAAGGCTGATGGGGACATCATTTGTGAATTGGCTAACCGTATGGGTTACTCCTTCCCATATCAGTCTTCGGAAGAAGTTATGCAGGAAGTGGCGAAGCTGACTCCCCAATTTGCAGGGATTACCCATGCTCGTTTGGGTACGCAAGGATTGCAATGGCCGGTGCCGCATGCTGAACATCCAGGAACCAAGTTCTTACATGAAGGAAAATTCAACAGGGGTAAAGGACTGTTTGTGTCAGTAGACCATCAGTTACCTGGGGAACAACCTGATGAGGAGTATCCGTTCTTACTCAATACGGGGCGTAAACTTTCCCATTATAATGTTTTCACGCAAAATTCGAAGGGGTTAGAGGATTACTCACCTGAAGAGTTAGCAGAGATTAATCCTTCTGATGCCAAACGGCTCGGACTAGAAGACGGTGAAGTCGTCAAGGTGGCATCCCGTCGGGGAGAACTGGAAACAAAAATAAAGCTGACGGAACGAGTACCCCTTGGAATGGTCTTCATGACTCTGCACTATATGAAATCCCCCACCAACGTCTTGACTAATGGGGCGTATGACAAAGTCACTAAGACTTATGAGTACAAAGTCTGTGGGGTAAAGATTTCAAAAATTAGTTAA
- the tsaB gene encoding tRNA (adenosine(37)-N6)-threonylcarbamoyltransferase complex dimerization subunit type 1 TsaB, protein MKYLTIDTTTKVTAVALAEDGRLTAEGFLHTTKTHSERLIPMLEQLLTASAWTLQELDMIGVVRGPGSFTGIRIGIATAQGLAQVLNLPLIGVVSLDALAWAGSGREEDIVPILDARKNEWYTARYRWTSGEEKAECLTPPQALPTDQWLEHLKGLERPICFVGDAVVKAKERIEEILGDRAVILPEYACLPRGAYAVKAVWLRWQETSVGERVEPYYIRYSEAEVNWAKKEEARRREGHE, encoded by the coding sequence ATGAAATATTTGACAATAGATACGACGACTAAAGTAACTGCGGTGGCCTTGGCTGAAGATGGACGGCTTACTGCTGAGGGATTTTTACACACCACAAAGACGCACTCGGAGCGTCTTATTCCGATGCTTGAACAACTACTCACAGCCTCAGCTTGGACTCTTCAGGAGTTAGACATGATTGGGGTGGTGCGAGGGCCAGGTTCGTTTACTGGAATTCGGATCGGAATCGCGACCGCACAAGGATTAGCTCAAGTGTTGAATCTTCCACTCATTGGCGTGGTGTCTCTTGATGCCCTGGCCTGGGCAGGTTCGGGGAGAGAGGAAGACATTGTTCCTATTCTAGATGCGCGCAAGAATGAGTGGTACACGGCACGTTATCGTTGGACGAGTGGGGAAGAAAAGGCAGAATGTTTAACCCCTCCTCAGGCTCTACCTACGGACCAATGGTTAGAACACTTGAAGGGACTAGAACGTCCCATATGCTTCGTCGGCGATGCAGTGGTAAAAGCTAAGGAGCGAATCGAGGAAATCTTGGGCGACCGAGCTGTAATTTTACCCGAGTATGCATGTTTACCACGAGGTGCTTATGCAGTAAAAGCGGTATGGCTGCGTTGGCAAGAAACGAGCGTAGGGGAACGGGTTGAACCCTACTACATTCGCTATTCTGAGGCAGAGGTTAATTGGGCTAAGAAAGAGGAAGCCCGGAGGAGAGAGGGGCATGAATAA
- the tsaD gene encoding tRNA (adenosine(37)-N6)-threonylcarbamoyltransferase complex transferase subunit TsaD — translation MTGDPKDKVVILGIETSCDETSAAVLVNGTDLLSHVISSQIATHQKYGGVVPEIASREHSLHLQPVVQQALDEAKVGFTDLSAIAVTYGPGLVGSLLVGVSGAKAMAYAAGIPLIGINHLEGHIYANFLHHQDLEFPFLALLVSGGHTHLILFKAHGQYQVLGHTRDDAAGEALDKVARTLGLGYPGGPQIQKVALEGDEQAFKFPRAMLEPTSLDFSFSGMKSAVLNTLNTARMRGETLSVPDLAASFQQSVVDVLVRKTLMAIQQTGVKTLLLAGGVAANRLLRETLDYELSQRSIRLVYPPPIFCTDNGAMIAIAGYYHYLAGDFAPWTLNAVPGLNLT, via the coding sequence TTGACAGGAGATCCGAAAGATAAGGTCGTAATTTTAGGAATTGAAACAAGCTGTGATGAGACTTCAGCTGCTGTTTTAGTGAACGGAACGGATTTGCTTAGTCATGTCATTTCGTCCCAAATTGCGACACATCAGAAATATGGCGGAGTTGTACCAGAGATCGCTTCTCGAGAACATAGTCTTCATCTTCAACCGGTCGTGCAACAAGCCTTGGACGAAGCAAAGGTCGGTTTTACTGATTTATCGGCCATTGCGGTAACCTATGGTCCTGGACTTGTCGGATCTCTTTTAGTGGGGGTTTCTGGAGCGAAGGCTATGGCGTATGCAGCGGGAATCCCACTGATTGGCATCAATCACTTGGAAGGACATATTTATGCCAATTTCTTGCATCATCAGGATTTAGAATTTCCATTCTTGGCTCTGTTGGTTTCGGGAGGACATACTCATTTAATTCTATTTAAAGCTCACGGTCAGTACCAAGTTTTAGGACACACCCGAGATGATGCCGCTGGTGAGGCACTCGATAAAGTGGCCCGCACCTTAGGTTTAGGCTATCCTGGAGGGCCCCAAATTCAAAAGGTTGCTCTGGAAGGGGATGAGCAAGCGTTTAAGTTTCCGCGAGCCATGTTAGAGCCGACCAGTTTAGATTTTAGCTTCAGTGGCATGAAATCTGCTGTTTTAAACACCTTGAATACGGCACGTATGCGAGGAGAAACCCTCAGTGTTCCAGATCTTGCTGCATCGTTTCAACAATCAGTGGTAGACGTACTAGTGAGAAAAACATTGATGGCTATCCAGCAGACTGGGGTCAAAACTCTACTGCTTGCAGGGGGAGTTGCAGCGAACCGTTTATTGCGTGAAACGTTAGATTATGAGTTATCTCAGCGAAGCATCCGTTTAGTTTACCCGCCCCCGATTTTTTGCACGGATAACGGGGCTATGATCGCTATAGCGGGGTATTACCATTATTTAGCCGGGGATTTCGCTCCTTGGACACTTAACGCGGTTCCTGGTCTGAATCTAACGTAA
- the nuoF gene encoding NADH-quinone oxidoreductase subunit NuoF, producing MAENQRILVCAGTGCASSGALPIIDILKEEIKRQGLEETVSIVGTGCQGFCEKGPTLVIEPQHILYTRVTGEDVAEIVAQDIMKGERVERLLLLDQETQKPVSTLSDIRFFAKQHRIVLQNCGVIDPQKIEDYTTREGYKGLQKALAEMSPDDVIEEVKKAGLRGRGGAGFPTGLKWGFCRQTPNDKKYIICNADEGDPGAFMDRSVLEGDPHSVIEGMLIGAYAIGADEGYVYCRAEYPLAIKHLGIAIKQAEEAGFLGDNILNSGFNFHLKVFAGAGAFVCGEETALMASIEGKRGMPRVRPPFPAVSGLWGKPTNINNVETWSNIPHILRNGAEWYAQFGTEKSKGTKIFALTGKVNNTGLVEVPMGTTLREIIFDIGDGIQSGKAFKAVQIGGPSGGCLPENMLDLAVDYDTLTNAGAMVGSGGLVIMDETTCMVDIARFFVNFSQKESCGKCTPCREGNKRMYDILDKIAKGEGKPEDLDILENLALTIKETSLCGLGQNAPNPVLATLKYFRHEFEAHILEHKCPAHVCSALLSYTIDEEKCKKCGLCAKNCPANCISGDKKTSYKIKEEECIKCGTCIEKCKFGAVSRA from the coding sequence ATGGCTGAGAACCAACGGATTCTAGTTTGTGCAGGGACGGGTTGTGCATCTTCGGGAGCACTTCCGATCATCGATATCTTGAAAGAGGAGATCAAGCGGCAAGGACTTGAAGAAACCGTAAGCATCGTTGGTACAGGGTGTCAAGGGTTTTGTGAAAAAGGACCGACGCTCGTTATTGAGCCACAGCATATATTATATACCCGTGTAACAGGGGAAGATGTTGCGGAAATCGTAGCTCAGGATATTATGAAAGGCGAACGAGTTGAACGCCTTCTACTTTTAGATCAAGAAACTCAAAAACCAGTAAGTACTTTATCCGATATCCGTTTTTTTGCGAAGCAACACCGAATTGTTCTTCAAAATTGCGGAGTTATTGATCCCCAGAAGATTGAAGACTATACCACACGAGAAGGGTACAAAGGTTTACAAAAGGCTCTCGCGGAGATGTCCCCCGATGATGTGATTGAAGAAGTTAAGAAAGCGGGACTCCGCGGGCGCGGTGGTGCCGGTTTTCCAACGGGGTTGAAGTGGGGTTTTTGCCGTCAAACACCAAACGATAAGAAGTATATTATATGTAATGCTGACGAAGGAGATCCTGGGGCGTTTATGGACCGCAGCGTGCTTGAGGGGGATCCGCATTCCGTGATCGAGGGAATGCTCATCGGTGCCTATGCAATCGGGGCAGACGAAGGATATGTTTATTGTCGTGCAGAATATCCATTGGCAATTAAGCACCTTGGAATAGCAATTAAGCAAGCGGAGGAAGCAGGCTTCCTTGGAGATAATATTTTGAACTCGGGCTTTAACTTTCACTTAAAAGTTTTTGCCGGGGCAGGAGCCTTCGTTTGTGGGGAAGAAACCGCTTTGATGGCATCAATTGAAGGAAAACGTGGAATGCCGCGTGTAAGACCACCCTTTCCCGCTGTTAGTGGACTATGGGGCAAACCAACCAATATTAATAACGTGGAAACCTGGTCGAATATTCCTCATATTTTGCGTAACGGGGCGGAATGGTATGCCCAGTTCGGAACTGAGAAAAGTAAAGGTACGAAAATCTTTGCCCTGACTGGGAAAGTCAATAATACGGGCCTGGTGGAAGTTCCTATGGGAACGACGCTGCGGGAGATCATCTTTGATATTGGGGATGGAATTCAGAGCGGTAAGGCCTTTAAGGCAGTGCAAATTGGAGGACCTTCAGGTGGGTGTTTGCCTGAGAACATGCTTGACCTTGCAGTGGATTATGATACTTTAACGAATGCCGGGGCCATGGTTGGTTCGGGCGGTCTTGTGATCATGGACGAGACCACCTGTATGGTGGATATCGCACGTTTCTTTGTTAATTTTTCCCAGAAAGAGTCTTGTGGAAAATGTACCCCATGCCGAGAAGGAAATAAACGGATGTACGATATTCTGGATAAAATCGCCAAGGGGGAAGGAAAACCGGAAGATCTCGACATATTAGAGAATCTTGCTCTAACCATCAAGGAAACATCCCTTTGTGGATTGGGTCAAAACGCACCAAATCCGGTACTGGCAACTCTTAAATATTTTAGACATGAGTTTGAGGCGCACATTCTAGAGCATAAATGTCCAGCACATGTATGCTCAGCTTTACTGAGCTATACAATTGATGAGGAAAAGTGTAAGAAATGTGGACTCTGTGCTAAAAACTGTCCAGCTAATTGTATTTCGGGAGATAAGAAGACATCGTATAAGATTAAAGAAGAGGAATGCATCAAATGTGGAACATGTATTGAAAAATGCAAATTTGGTGCTGTTAGCCGAGCCTAA
- the rimI gene encoding ribosomal protein S18-alanine N-acetyltransferase has translation MNKGIVRPMQINDLQAILEIEYASFSTPWSLQAFKTELKENEYARYFCLEFDGLVIGYMGLWFILDEGHITNIAIAPSHRGQHWGEFIMRSVMEMMAEQGMERMTLEVRVSNDIAQSLYKRLGFIAAGVRKGYYADTQEDAMIMWAELGTEMEVKAT, from the coding sequence ATGAATAAAGGGATTGTGCGTCCTATGCAGATAAACGATCTCCAGGCCATCTTGGAAATCGAGTATGCTTCTTTCTCTACCCCATGGTCTTTGCAAGCTTTTAAGACTGAGCTTAAAGAGAACGAGTATGCGCGTTATTTCTGTTTAGAGTTTGACGGTCTTGTGATCGGGTACATGGGACTTTGGTTTATTCTTGATGAAGGGCATATCACGAATATTGCCATTGCTCCGAGCCATCGTGGTCAACATTGGGGGGAGTTTATCATGCGTTCTGTCATGGAAATGATGGCGGAACAGGGTATGGAACGAATGACCCTAGAAGTTCGTGTATCCAACGATATAGCCCAGTCTTTATACAAGCGGTTGGGCTTTATTGCAGCTGGGGTTCGCAAGGGATACTACGCGGATACCCAGGAGGATGCGATGATTATGTGGGCTGAATTAGGAACGGAAATGGAAGTGAAGGCAACTTGA
- a CDS encoding 5-formyltetrahydrofolate cyclo-ligase, translating into MSEDKQSIKAEVRKACLSQRAKLGELERKGKSRIIQQKLQNLPEFHQAQTVMLFLNFRDEVETTALAEETLACGKKLILPRCAPHGILLPIEVSNLAVDIEPGLWGIREPKLQLGQVGPSEIDLVIVPGAGFDLLGNRLGYGGGYYDRFFMLMDPKAPRIAIAFECQIIAQVPIDKHDAKMTMLITENEVYNF; encoded by the coding sequence ATGAGTGAAGATAAACAGTCTATAAAGGCCGAGGTGCGCAAAGCGTGTCTCTCTCAGCGGGCCAAATTAGGAGAGTTGGAAAGAAAAGGCAAAAGCCGGATAATTCAACAAAAACTTCAGAATTTACCGGAGTTTCATCAGGCGCAAACAGTGATGTTATTTCTTAACTTTCGAGATGAAGTAGAGACGACGGCCTTGGCGGAGGAAACGCTTGCGTGTGGAAAGAAGCTTATATTACCCCGTTGTGCACCCCATGGGATCTTGCTTCCAATCGAGGTAAGCAATCTAGCGGTAGATATTGAACCAGGGCTTTGGGGGATTCGGGAGCCTAAATTGCAGCTTGGTCAAGTGGGCCCCTCAGAAATAGATTTAGTCATCGTGCCTGGCGCGGGATTTGATCTGCTGGGGAATCGTCTAGGGTATGGGGGCGGCTACTATGATCGCTTTTTCATGCTCATGGATCCCAAAGCACCCAGAATTGCAATTGCCTTTGAATGTCAAATTATTGCACAGGTACCCATTGACAAGCATGATGCCAAAATGACCATGTTGATCACAGAAAATGAAGTATACAATTTTTAG
- a CDS encoding amidohydrolase — translation MNVGTKLLIKNGQIKTMTGREFPGFILIEGTKIAALGETLNMDIPADTVVIDAMGCLVMPGLIDAHCHVGIGEEIYRWEGEDFNEMTDPVTPDMRAIDGINPEDEGFRDARLGGVTAVFTVPGSANVIGGTGVVMKTAGKIVDKMIVRDPAGLKVAFGENPKMVYGEQKKMPMTRMGTAALLRQALVDAQVYRDKLEEGKTDPDKVPERDLGLETLVRVINREIPMRAHAHRADDIMTAIRIAREFEVDLVIEHCTEGHKIAEELAELGYPAVVGPLLTNRSKVELKDKSFKTPGILAKAGVKVAIMTDHSVTPIEQLPLCAALACKAGMDIEDALRAITINSAEILGVSDRIGSLEVGKDADLVIWSEHPFIITSRPLYVIIDGKIVSPEPKLGESIHEC, via the coding sequence ATGAATGTAGGAACGAAACTCTTGATAAAGAACGGTCAGATTAAAACGATGACCGGACGTGAATTTCCCGGGTTTATCCTTATCGAAGGAACAAAAATAGCGGCGCTCGGAGAGACATTAAACATGGACATTCCGGCGGATACAGTCGTGATCGATGCTATGGGTTGTCTCGTGATGCCAGGGTTGATCGATGCCCATTGTCATGTCGGTATTGGCGAAGAAATTTACCGGTGGGAAGGGGAAGACTTTAACGAAATGACAGATCCTGTGACACCGGATATGCGAGCGATCGATGGAATTAACCCAGAAGATGAGGGTTTTCGTGATGCTCGTTTGGGTGGAGTGACGGCCGTGTTTACGGTTCCGGGGAGTGCCAATGTGATTGGAGGAACGGGGGTCGTTATGAAGACGGCTGGGAAGATCGTCGATAAGATGATTGTCCGTGATCCTGCTGGTTTAAAAGTGGCGTTTGGGGAAAATCCCAAAATGGTTTACGGCGAGCAAAAGAAAATGCCTATGACTCGGATGGGAACGGCAGCACTTCTACGTCAGGCCTTAGTGGATGCGCAGGTGTATCGAGATAAATTAGAGGAAGGAAAAACAGACCCCGATAAAGTTCCAGAACGGGATTTGGGTTTAGAGACTCTTGTTAGGGTGATTAACCGCGAAATTCCTATGCGGGCCCATGCCCATCGTGCGGATGATATTATGACCGCGATTCGTATTGCCCGAGAATTCGAGGTTGACCTAGTAATAGAACATTGTACGGAAGGACACAAGATTGCCGAGGAACTTGCAGAGTTAGGATATCCAGCGGTAGTCGGGCCTTTGCTCACTAATCGTTCAAAGGTTGAGCTTAAAGATAAATCCTTCAAAACTCCCGGTATTCTAGCCAAAGCTGGGGTAAAAGTGGCGATCATGACCGATCATTCTGTCACGCCGATTGAACAGCTCCCGCTGTGTGCGGCCTTAGCGTGCAAAGCAGGGATGGACATTGAGGATGCTTTGCGGGCTATTACGATTAATTCCGCTGAAATCCTGGGTGTTTCTGATCGAATAGGGTCTCTTGAGGTTGGGAAAGATGCAGATCTGGTCATTTGGAGTGAACATCCCTTTATAATCACCTCTCGTCCGCTCTATGTGATTATTGACGGCAAAATTGTAAGCCCGGAGCCTAAATTAGGTGAAAGCATCCATGAGTGCTAG
- the nuoE gene encoding NADH-quinone oxidoreductase subunit NuoE, protein MSTACEELVDPKQIMLDEIIIKYRHENGPLIPILQGAQEVYGYLPAHVLKRISKTTRIPLARIYGVVTFYAQFRLTPVGRNLINVCLGTACHVRGGAKVLETIEKELKIKDGATTEDGRYTLEIVACIGACGLAPVISINNEVHGRLLPESIAGILAKYE, encoded by the coding sequence TTGAGCACAGCGTGTGAGGAATTAGTAGACCCAAAGCAAATTATGTTGGATGAAATTATTATCAAGTATCGACATGAGAACGGCCCTCTCATCCCTATCTTGCAAGGAGCCCAAGAAGTATATGGGTATTTACCCGCTCATGTTCTTAAACGCATTAGTAAAACGACACGTATCCCGTTAGCTAGGATCTATGGCGTGGTTACATTTTACGCCCAGTTCCGGCTCACTCCAGTGGGACGAAATCTGATTAATGTATGTTTGGGAACCGCTTGCCATGTTCGTGGCGGAGCCAAGGTATTGGAAACCATAGAAAAAGAGTTGAAGATTAAAGATGGTGCGACGACGGAAGATGGGCGATATACCTTGGAAATCGTGGCTTGCATAGGAGCGTGTGGTCTGGCACCGGTGATATCTATTAATAATGAGGTTCATGGACGATTATTACCGGAGAGCATTGCCGGGATATTGGCCAAATACGAGTAG